A genomic region of Pseudorca crassidens isolate mPseCra1 chromosome 10, mPseCra1.hap1, whole genome shotgun sequence contains the following coding sequences:
- the TAPBP gene encoding tapasin isoform X4, which translates to MKPLSLLLAVALGTATVVSAGPAVIECWFVEDAGGGRLSKKPSALLLRQSSESPPPRPDLDPERYLKVHDPAGTLLAAFRRYPRDAPAPRCEMSHYVPLPASAIWLSGLTPEQSCPRALDGRWLMVSMSSPVLSLSSLLRPQSEPQPEPALITMATAVLTVLTHTPTPRIRLGQDALLDLSFAYSPPTPKAATSLAPGPPPFGLEWRRQHLGKGHLMLAATPGLSGQMPAAREGAVAFAAWDDDEPLGPWTGNGTFWLPAVQPFQEGTYLATVHLPYLQGQTTLELAVQKPPKVTLTPAPLIWAAPREAPPELLCLVSHFYPSEGLEVEWELWGGPEGRFQKAEGQRWLSALSHHSDGSVSLSAHLQPPPVTTGQHGARYACRVHHPSLPALGRSAEVTLQVAAAYLGTSKDSVEKKTQ; encoded by the exons ATGAAGCCTCTGTCCCTGCTCCTCGCTGTGGCTCTGG GCACGGCGACCGTCGTCTCGGCGGGACCCGCAGTGATAGAGTGCTGGTTCGTGGAGGATGCGGGCGGGGGCCGGTTGTCCAAGAAACCCTCTGCACTGCTGCTGCGCCAGAGCTCGGAGAGCCCACCTCCCCGGCCGGACCTCGACCCAGAGCGCTACCTCAAAGTGCATG ACCCCGCGGGCACCCTCCTGGCCGCCTTCAGGCGATACCCGCGGGACGCCCCCGCGCCACGCTGCGAAATGAGCCACTACGTCCCGCTTCCTGCCTCGGCGATCTGGCTCAGCGGCTTGACCCCGGAGCAGAGCTGCCCGCGGGCCCTGGATGGGAGGTGGCTCATGGTCAGCATGTCCAGCCCGGTCCTCAGCCTCTCCAGCCTCCTTCGACCACAGTCCGAGCCTCAGCCGGAGCCTGCTCTCATCACCATGGCAACAG CTGTGCTGACTGTCCTCACTCACACCCCCACCCCTCGCATCCGATTGGGACAAGATGCCCTGCTGGACCTGAGCTTCGCCTactcgccccccacccccaaggctgCTACCTCTCTGGCCCCAGGTCCCCCTCCCTTTGGGCTGGAATGGCGACGCCAGCACCTGGGTAAGGGGCACCTGATGCTGGCTGCAACTCCTGGGCTGAGTGGGCAAATGCCAGCTGCCCGAGAGGGGGCGGTGGCATTTGCTGCTTGGGATGATGATGAGCCCTTGGGGCCGTGGACCGGAAATGGGACCTTCTGGCTGCCTGCAGTGCAGCCCTTCCAGGAGGGCACCTATCTGGCTACTGTACACCTGCCATACCTACAAGGGCAGACCACCCTGGAGCTTGCCGTACAGA AGCCCCCCAAGGTGACCCTGACACCAGCACCTCTTATATGGGCTGCCCCCAGGGAGGCACCCCCGGAGCTGCTCTGCCTCGTGTCCCACTTCTACCCCTCCGAGGGCCTGGAGGTGGAGTGGGAGCTCTGGGGTGGCCCAGAGGGTCGCTTTCAGAAGGCCGAGGGGCAGAGATGGCTCTCTGCCCTAAGCCATCACTCAGATGGCTCCGTGAGCCTCTCTGCACACCTGCAGCCACCCCCAGTCACCACCGGGCAGCATGGGGCACGCTATGCCTGTCGTGTCCACCACCCCAGCCTGCCCGCCTTGGGGCGCAGCGCCGAGGTAACCCTGCAGGTAGCTG CTGCCTACCTGGGAACTTCCAAGGATTCAGTGGAAAAG AAAACACAGTGA
- the TAPBP gene encoding tapasin isoform X2, with amino-acid sequence MKPLSLLLAVALGTATVVSAGPAVIECWFVEDAGGGRLSKKPSALLLRQSSESPPPRPDLDPERYLKVHDPAGTLLAAFRRYPRDAPAPRCEMSHYVPLPASAIWLSGLTPEQSCPRALDGRWLMVSMSSPVLSLSSLLRPQSEPQPEPALITMATAVLTVLTHTPTPRIRLGQDALLDLSFAYSPPTPKAATSLAPGPPPFGLEWRRQHLGKGHLMLAATPGLSGQMPAAREGAVAFAAWDDDEPLGPWTGNGTFWLPAVQPFQEGTYLATVHLPYLQGQTTLELAVQKPPKVTLTPAPLIWAAPREAPPELLCLVSHFYPSEGLEVEWELWGGPEGRFQKAEGQRWLSALSHHSDGSVSLSAHLQPPPVTTGQHGARYACRVHHPSLPALGRSAEVTLQVAGLSGPSLEDGVGLFLSAFLLLGLINVLGWAGESAYLGTSKDSVEKKTQ; translated from the exons ATGAAGCCTCTGTCCCTGCTCCTCGCTGTGGCTCTGG GCACGGCGACCGTCGTCTCGGCGGGACCCGCAGTGATAGAGTGCTGGTTCGTGGAGGATGCGGGCGGGGGCCGGTTGTCCAAGAAACCCTCTGCACTGCTGCTGCGCCAGAGCTCGGAGAGCCCACCTCCCCGGCCGGACCTCGACCCAGAGCGCTACCTCAAAGTGCATG ACCCCGCGGGCACCCTCCTGGCCGCCTTCAGGCGATACCCGCGGGACGCCCCCGCGCCACGCTGCGAAATGAGCCACTACGTCCCGCTTCCTGCCTCGGCGATCTGGCTCAGCGGCTTGACCCCGGAGCAGAGCTGCCCGCGGGCCCTGGATGGGAGGTGGCTCATGGTCAGCATGTCCAGCCCGGTCCTCAGCCTCTCCAGCCTCCTTCGACCACAGTCCGAGCCTCAGCCGGAGCCTGCTCTCATCACCATGGCAACAG CTGTGCTGACTGTCCTCACTCACACCCCCACCCCTCGCATCCGATTGGGACAAGATGCCCTGCTGGACCTGAGCTTCGCCTactcgccccccacccccaaggctgCTACCTCTCTGGCCCCAGGTCCCCCTCCCTTTGGGCTGGAATGGCGACGCCAGCACCTGGGTAAGGGGCACCTGATGCTGGCTGCAACTCCTGGGCTGAGTGGGCAAATGCCAGCTGCCCGAGAGGGGGCGGTGGCATTTGCTGCTTGGGATGATGATGAGCCCTTGGGGCCGTGGACCGGAAATGGGACCTTCTGGCTGCCTGCAGTGCAGCCCTTCCAGGAGGGCACCTATCTGGCTACTGTACACCTGCCATACCTACAAGGGCAGACCACCCTGGAGCTTGCCGTACAGA AGCCCCCCAAGGTGACCCTGACACCAGCACCTCTTATATGGGCTGCCCCCAGGGAGGCACCCCCGGAGCTGCTCTGCCTCGTGTCCCACTTCTACCCCTCCGAGGGCCTGGAGGTGGAGTGGGAGCTCTGGGGTGGCCCAGAGGGTCGCTTTCAGAAGGCCGAGGGGCAGAGATGGCTCTCTGCCCTAAGCCATCACTCAGATGGCTCCGTGAGCCTCTCTGCACACCTGCAGCCACCCCCAGTCACCACCGGGCAGCATGGGGCACGCTATGCCTGTCGTGTCCACCACCCCAGCCTGCCCGCCTTGGGGCGCAGCGCCGAGGTAACCCTGCAGGTAGCTG GTCTCTCTGGGCCCTCTCTGGAGGATGGCGTAGGCCTCTTCCTGTCTGCCTTTCTCCTCCTTGGGCTCATCAACGTGCTGGGCTGGGCCGGTGAGT CTGCCTACCTGGGAACTTCCAAGGATTCAGTGGAAAAG AAAACACAGTGA
- the TAPBP gene encoding tapasin isoform X1 — translation MKPLSLLLAVALGTATVVSAGPAVIECWFVEDAGGGRLSKKPSALLLRQSSESPPPRPDLDPERYLKVHDPAGTLLAAFRRYPRDAPAPRCEMSHYVPLPASAIWLSGLTPEQSCPRALDGRWLMVSMSSPVLSLSSLLRPQSEPQPEPALITMATAVLTVLTHTPTPRIRLGQDALLDLSFAYSPPTPKAATSLAPGPPPFGLEWRRQHLGKGHLMLAATPGLSGQMPAAREGAVAFAAWDDDEPLGPWTGNGTFWLPAVQPFQEGTYLATVHLPYLQGQTTLELAVQKPPKVTLTPAPLIWAAPREAPPELLCLVSHFYPSEGLEVEWELWGGPEGRFQKAEGQRWLSALSHHSDGSVSLSAHLQPPPVTTGQHGARYACRVHHPSLPALGRSAEVTLQVAGLSGPSLEDGVGLFLSAFLLLGLINVLGWAENTVRPTHHHPGEATIISGLSHCSNSPKLYTLGSCPLQSLSSEQLLSEKTKDIHLLRALEQQLSKFLFSGPLKNYQGPYRAFAYVGYKL, via the exons ATGAAGCCTCTGTCCCTGCTCCTCGCTGTGGCTCTGG GCACGGCGACCGTCGTCTCGGCGGGACCCGCAGTGATAGAGTGCTGGTTCGTGGAGGATGCGGGCGGGGGCCGGTTGTCCAAGAAACCCTCTGCACTGCTGCTGCGCCAGAGCTCGGAGAGCCCACCTCCCCGGCCGGACCTCGACCCAGAGCGCTACCTCAAAGTGCATG ACCCCGCGGGCACCCTCCTGGCCGCCTTCAGGCGATACCCGCGGGACGCCCCCGCGCCACGCTGCGAAATGAGCCACTACGTCCCGCTTCCTGCCTCGGCGATCTGGCTCAGCGGCTTGACCCCGGAGCAGAGCTGCCCGCGGGCCCTGGATGGGAGGTGGCTCATGGTCAGCATGTCCAGCCCGGTCCTCAGCCTCTCCAGCCTCCTTCGACCACAGTCCGAGCCTCAGCCGGAGCCTGCTCTCATCACCATGGCAACAG CTGTGCTGACTGTCCTCACTCACACCCCCACCCCTCGCATCCGATTGGGACAAGATGCCCTGCTGGACCTGAGCTTCGCCTactcgccccccacccccaaggctgCTACCTCTCTGGCCCCAGGTCCCCCTCCCTTTGGGCTGGAATGGCGACGCCAGCACCTGGGTAAGGGGCACCTGATGCTGGCTGCAACTCCTGGGCTGAGTGGGCAAATGCCAGCTGCCCGAGAGGGGGCGGTGGCATTTGCTGCTTGGGATGATGATGAGCCCTTGGGGCCGTGGACCGGAAATGGGACCTTCTGGCTGCCTGCAGTGCAGCCCTTCCAGGAGGGCACCTATCTGGCTACTGTACACCTGCCATACCTACAAGGGCAGACCACCCTGGAGCTTGCCGTACAGA AGCCCCCCAAGGTGACCCTGACACCAGCACCTCTTATATGGGCTGCCCCCAGGGAGGCACCCCCGGAGCTGCTCTGCCTCGTGTCCCACTTCTACCCCTCCGAGGGCCTGGAGGTGGAGTGGGAGCTCTGGGGTGGCCCAGAGGGTCGCTTTCAGAAGGCCGAGGGGCAGAGATGGCTCTCTGCCCTAAGCCATCACTCAGATGGCTCCGTGAGCCTCTCTGCACACCTGCAGCCACCCCCAGTCACCACCGGGCAGCATGGGGCACGCTATGCCTGTCGTGTCCACCACCCCAGCCTGCCCGCCTTGGGGCGCAGCGCCGAGGTAACCCTGCAGGTAGCTG GTCTCTCTGGGCCCTCTCTGGAGGATGGCGTAGGCCTCTTCCTGTCTGCCTTTCTCCTCCTTGGGCTCATCAACGTGCTGGGCTGGGCCG AAAACACAGTGAGGCCAACTCACCACCATCCTGgggaagccaccatcatctctggtCTGAGCCACTGTAGTAACTCCCCCAAATTGTATACCCTTGGTTCGTGCCCCCTCCAGTCTCTCTCCAGTGAGCAGCTGCTTTCTGAAAAGACAAAAGACATTCACCTTCTTAGGGCTCTAGAGCAGCAGTTATCAAAATTTTTGTTCTCAGGACCTCTTAAAAATTATCAAGGACCCTACAGAGCTTTTGCTTATGTGGGTTATAAACTATAG
- the TAPBP gene encoding tapasin isoform X3, producing the protein MKPLSLLLAVALGTATVVSAGPAVIECWFVEDAGGGRLSKKPSALLLRQSSESPPPRPDLDPERYLKVHDPAGTLLAAFRRYPRDAPAPRCEMSHYVPLPASAIWLSGLTPEQSCPRALDGRWLMVSMSSPVLSLSSLLRPQSEPQPEPALITMATAVLTVLTHTPTPRIRLGQDALLDLSFAYSPPTPKAATSLAPGPPPFGLEWRRQHLGKGHLMLAATPGLSGQMPAAREGAVAFAAWDDDEPLGPWTGNGTFWLPAVQPFQEGTYLATVHLPYLQGQTTLELAVQKPPKVTLTPAPLIWAAPREAPPELLCLVSHFYPSEGLEVEWELWGGPEGRFQKAEGQRWLSALSHHSDGSVSLSAHLQPPPVTTGQHGARYACRVHHPSLPALGRSAEVTLQVAGLSGPSLEDGVGLFLSAFLLLGLINVLGWAAAYLGTSKDSVEKKTQ; encoded by the exons ATGAAGCCTCTGTCCCTGCTCCTCGCTGTGGCTCTGG GCACGGCGACCGTCGTCTCGGCGGGACCCGCAGTGATAGAGTGCTGGTTCGTGGAGGATGCGGGCGGGGGCCGGTTGTCCAAGAAACCCTCTGCACTGCTGCTGCGCCAGAGCTCGGAGAGCCCACCTCCCCGGCCGGACCTCGACCCAGAGCGCTACCTCAAAGTGCATG ACCCCGCGGGCACCCTCCTGGCCGCCTTCAGGCGATACCCGCGGGACGCCCCCGCGCCACGCTGCGAAATGAGCCACTACGTCCCGCTTCCTGCCTCGGCGATCTGGCTCAGCGGCTTGACCCCGGAGCAGAGCTGCCCGCGGGCCCTGGATGGGAGGTGGCTCATGGTCAGCATGTCCAGCCCGGTCCTCAGCCTCTCCAGCCTCCTTCGACCACAGTCCGAGCCTCAGCCGGAGCCTGCTCTCATCACCATGGCAACAG CTGTGCTGACTGTCCTCACTCACACCCCCACCCCTCGCATCCGATTGGGACAAGATGCCCTGCTGGACCTGAGCTTCGCCTactcgccccccacccccaaggctgCTACCTCTCTGGCCCCAGGTCCCCCTCCCTTTGGGCTGGAATGGCGACGCCAGCACCTGGGTAAGGGGCACCTGATGCTGGCTGCAACTCCTGGGCTGAGTGGGCAAATGCCAGCTGCCCGAGAGGGGGCGGTGGCATTTGCTGCTTGGGATGATGATGAGCCCTTGGGGCCGTGGACCGGAAATGGGACCTTCTGGCTGCCTGCAGTGCAGCCCTTCCAGGAGGGCACCTATCTGGCTACTGTACACCTGCCATACCTACAAGGGCAGACCACCCTGGAGCTTGCCGTACAGA AGCCCCCCAAGGTGACCCTGACACCAGCACCTCTTATATGGGCTGCCCCCAGGGAGGCACCCCCGGAGCTGCTCTGCCTCGTGTCCCACTTCTACCCCTCCGAGGGCCTGGAGGTGGAGTGGGAGCTCTGGGGTGGCCCAGAGGGTCGCTTTCAGAAGGCCGAGGGGCAGAGATGGCTCTCTGCCCTAAGCCATCACTCAGATGGCTCCGTGAGCCTCTCTGCACACCTGCAGCCACCCCCAGTCACCACCGGGCAGCATGGGGCACGCTATGCCTGTCGTGTCCACCACCCCAGCCTGCCCGCCTTGGGGCGCAGCGCCGAGGTAACCCTGCAGGTAGCTG GTCTCTCTGGGCCCTCTCTGGAGGATGGCGTAGGCCTCTTCCTGTCTGCCTTTCTCCTCCTTGGGCTCATCAACGTGCTGGGCTGGGCCG CTGCCTACCTGGGAACTTCCAAGGATTCAGTGGAAAAG AAAACACAGTGA